The nucleotide window TGCGGGGAAGGCGGCGGTTTGCGTCATCGTTTCTCGACCACCCCGGAAAACCGAAAAAAGGGTATCTGTCAGCGCCCAGCTGCTTTGCGCGCTGTGCAGCCGGTATCGCGTCGTTGCGCTGCATTTCCTCGTCGCTGATGATGCTCCCGATCGGATCATTGCAGCCCAATGTCTCACCACCGGGAATATCCATATTTCCCGTGAGGGCCTTGAGGCAGCATCTCGCCCTCGCAGCCTGGGTGGCGTTGATGCCCTGCTTGTCAATACCGAAGCCCCAGGTGATAACTGCTGGTTTTGTCGAGGCGTAGCAGCGGGCCGAAGCGATTACCTGCTCGGGAGTGAGCCACGTGATCTCCGCCACTTTTTGAGGCGTGTAGCTTTGGGCCGCGGCCTTGAGATCTTCGAACCCGACGGTCCAGTTGGCCACGAATTCAGGATCATAGAGACCTTCTTCGATGATGATGCGTATCCAGCCAAGCATAAGGGCCGCGTCCGTTCCGGGCCTGATGGGTAGCCACATATCTGCTTTCTCCGCCTCTGCAATACGGCGGGGGTCTACAACAATAAGCTTCGCGCCGTTATTCTTTGCATGGAGGATCATGGGATAGAGACCTACAGGCTCCGATTCTGATGGGCCATGCCCCCAGAGCACCACGCATTTGGTGTGCAGTACGTCAGGCCAGGTGAAGCCGCCGAAGGTTGCGTATTCAACCGCCTGGGTCGGGCACATACAGACTGTATTTGCGCCGCACACATTCGGGGAACCGAAGAGGTTGAAGAATCTGCGCTCGTCCCAGTGGTACGTGCGTTTGGTGCCGTGTGTAAATGCGAGGGCTTCCGCTCCGTGCTTGTCGCGCAGGTGTTCGAGCTTCTCCGCCACTTCGTCCAGCGCCTGTTCCCAGCTGAGGCGCTGCCATTTCCCCGAACCTTTGTCACCCTGCCGTTTCACTGGATAATTAATTCTGTCGGGGTGATGGACATGATCCGCCATCAGGGCTCCTCTGGAGCATATCTTGCCCCTCGTTATAGGATGTTGCGGATCCCCTGTCACCTTGACGATTCTGCCGTTTTCCAGTTCCAGAAGAAGACCGCACCGGGGATGGCACAAACCACAATAAGATCGTCTGCTCTCGGCCATGGAACGCCCTCCTTTGTCCTTCTAAAGTGCTATAAGCAAATCCTGTGAACGCCAGTTTCAGCTTTGTATGTCATCCGTCGATGCCTTAGCCAGTCGGAGGCGAAGATACGTGGCCTCCTTGAAACCAGTTTAGCAGCATATCAGGAGAGATTCTACGGATTTTTCGTTAAGGAATTGGATGGCATTTCCTTACCAGTCACAGAGAATTGATGACGGCGTCGCCTACTTCCCGGGTCGTGGCTGAACCGCCGAGATCAGGCGTCTTGATGCCCTGCTCACCGGTGACAGCCTCGAGGGCTTTCTCTATGGCTTGTGCTGCCTCTGTATAGCCAAGGTGCTCCAGCATCATGGCGCCCGACCATATCTGACCGATCGGGTTTGCGACGCCTCTCCCAGCGATGTCCGGTGCGGATCCGTGTACCGGCTCAAACATCGAAGGAAATTCCCGCTCCGGGTTGAGGTTCGCCGACGGAGCAATCCCGAGGCTTCCTGCAATGGCGGGCCCGAGGTCTGACAGGATGTCGCCGAAGAGGTTGCTGCCTACCACGACGTCGAACCTCTCCGGGTGCAGCACGAACTGGGCGCATAAATTATCGATATGGTACTGGTCGGCTTGTACATCCGGGTACTTCCGGGTGATGGACCAGAAGACCTCATCCCAGAAGGGCATGGTGTAAATGATCCCGTTCGATTTCGTGGCCGAGGTCACATGTCTCTTCCTCTTCCGGCCCAGCTCGAACGCAAAGCGCGTGACGCTTTCCACTCCCTTCCGCGTAAACACGGATTGCTGTATTGCCATCTCCGATTCAGTGCCGTCATACAGCCTGCCGCCCACATTCGAGTACTCGCCCTCGTTATTTTCGCGGACCACGCAGATATCGATATCTCCCGGATTCAGGTTCCGAAGGGGGCTTGTCACACCCCTGAGTAATCTCACAGGTCTCAGATTCACGTATTGCCTGAACGTGCGTCGGATAGGGATCAAGAGGCCCCAGAGTGAAACGGCATCGGGTACGCCGGGTGCACCCACCGCACCGAGATAAATGGCATCATGCCGCTTAAGAATCGCGAGTCCGTCCTGCGGCATCATCGATCCGTTCGCGAGATAATATTCGCAACTCCACGGGAAAGTCTGCCATGTTATGCTGAAACCGAACTTCTTCCCTGCGGCGTCGATGACGCTCATCCCTACCGGTGCGACTTCCTTGCCGATGCCGTCACCGGGAATTACTGCTATTCGTTTCATCTTTTCCTCCGTAGCTTTCCGAAATCGCTATCATTAGTGTCTCCAGACAGGGAGCCTCTTCTAAGGGTTCTCCCGCTCCTGCTTACGGATGTTTCGTCGGGCCAGAGCTTTGCGGAAACGGCGCTCCTGTTCCTCATTTTCGAGGATCAGAGGCGCAACCGGCGTAGGCTTTGAATCAGCGCCCAGGGCCACGTAGGTCAGGTATGCTGAAGCCGCGTGACGCACCTCTCCCGTGAGCAGGTTTTCAGCCTCGACTCTTACGCCTACATCCATGGAAGTCCTTCCAGCCATGTTGATGCTTGCTTTGAAGGTCACAAGATCTCCGACGAGGACAGGATGATCGAAACTCAAACGGTCTATCGATACTGTAACCACATTGCTCCGGGCGTGCCGGTAAGCAACTGCTCCGCCCGCATCGTCAATGAGTTTCATTATTACGCCGCCATGTACATTGCCTGCGATGTTTGCATCTTGCGGAGACATGAGTTGAGCCATCAGCACCGCGCTCTCGCTGACTTTCTTCCCTTCCATTAAATGCCTCCTCTAAAGCCGGTGATAGTATTCCATGTTGTTACTTAGCGTACTTGAAGCTAAATAGCAATCAAATACCCATGGGCTTCATCTGTTCTATATTCTCTTACAGGAAAGGAGGTTTATATGGATCGTATTGTTCTTATCACCGGCTCCACTCGTGGTATAGGCTATGCGACTGCCGCTGAATTCCTGAAGCATGATGATCGTGTGATCGTCTTCTGTCGGCATGAGGTTCATACGGACGTAGCCGTGAGGCGTCTTGGGGGTATCGGCAATGAACAAAATGTCCTGGGTCTTGTGGGTGACGTCAGGGAAGAAAAGGATGTGAAGAAGATTGTGGGGCAAAGCCTAAGATACTATGGCAGGATCGATGTTCTGATTAACAATGCGGGCGTTGCTGCGTACAGGTCCATCGAAGAGACGAGCGGGAAAGAGTTTGACCGAATCATAGAGACCAACCTGAAGGGGACCTTTCTCTTTATGCGCCATGTCATTCCGGTCATGAAACGGGAGAAGAAAGGTGTCATCATCAACATCTCCTCAGCGATGGGCATTGAAGCAGAAGCTGATTTCTCGGCCTATTCCGCATCTAAGTTCGGTGTGATCGGCCTTACAAAAGCAGCCGCCGAGGAGATATCCGAGCAACAAATTCCCGTCTATGGGGTGCTACCTTGGGCCGTCGACACTACACTGCTTGCAGGCAGCGGCCTCGAGCTCGACCCCGCGGATGTGCTTGAACCTGAATACGTAGCCCGCAAGATTTTCAATGTCGCCAAGGGAACGAAAAAATCCGGCGCGCTAATTAAAGTCTATCCGAGATAGATTTTACAAAAGACTTTCGTTCCACGAGTTAGGCGCTCCCGGTCTGACCCGCGCTCCGCTCCGCCTCCTTCGGCTCTCATTGCGAACATTTCCCCAGATTGTTTGTGCTCTGGCGATTCGCAAAATTACTTGTGTTTACGCTTACTCATGCCTCGGAGTCAGGCACGCCGCGCCGCGCCCATACGGATGCGCGGCACCAGTCGTCTCCACTGCCGGGCTCCCGCGATACTCGTTCCACGAAAGTCTTCCGTCTGGCCTGCGATCTGTACCGGATTTTAGTGACATCAATACGTTGAACTATTTAGATGTAATGTTCTAGTAACAGTGACAGCTGCTTCTCCACGCCCCCGGGTTCTTTCTCTTCAATCTCCCGGATGGCTTTTTTGAGCCGTGCGTATGTAACCT belongs to Syntrophorhabdales bacterium and includes:
- a CDS encoding molybdopterin-dependent oxidoreductase, which codes for MAESRRSYCGLCHPRCGLLLELENGRIVKVTGDPQHPITRGKICSRGALMADHVHHPDRINYPVKRQGDKGSGKWQRLSWEQALDEVAEKLEHLRDKHGAEALAFTHGTKRTYHWDERRFFNLFGSPNVCGANTVCMCPTQAVEYATFGGFTWPDVLHTKCVVLWGHGPSESEPVGLYPMILHAKNNGAKLIVVDPRRIAEAEKADMWLPIRPGTDAALMLGWIRIIIEEGLYDPEFVANWTVGFEDLKAAAQSYTPQKVAEITWLTPEQVIASARCYASTKPAVITWGFGIDKQGINATQAARARCCLKALTGNMDIPGGETLGCNDPIGSIISDEEMQRNDAIPAAQRAKQLGADRYPFFGFPGWSRNDDANRRLPRTYMRPPNADMTCTAHARSVFDAMITKQPYPVTAAISVASNPLLSLPNPHHTYEALKSLELYAVGDYYLTPSAALADYVFPICSTVETTELWLTGAFCVACPRGIQPLYERRNTYDFWRGLAVRLGQSAEWPWETVDEVWNFRLAPVGLTFDQLLEQNGLFGKPEFGRYKKYGFGTPSGKVELRSSTFEALNCEPLPVYREMAHSPVGAEKLTETFPLVLITGSRFMPMYHSEQRQIEAARKRRPDPLVTIHPETAKSLKLLEGDNVKLETPLGSIRMRLALSDMVDRRMADADHGWWFPERQEAEPDLFGVFESNANVLCPDTPEFCSPEIGGWPHTALMCRIEKA
- a CDS encoding tartrate dehydrogenase, with product MKRIAVIPGDGIGKEVAPVGMSVIDAAGKKFGFSITWQTFPWSCEYYLANGSMMPQDGLAILKRHDAIYLGAVGAPGVPDAVSLWGLLIPIRRTFRQYVNLRPVRLLRGVTSPLRNLNPGDIDICVVRENNEGEYSNVGGRLYDGTESEMAIQQSVFTRKGVESVTRFAFELGRKRKRHVTSATKSNGIIYTMPFWDEVFWSITRKYPDVQADQYHIDNLCAQFVLHPERFDVVVGSNLFGDILSDLGPAIAGSLGIAPSANLNPEREFPSMFEPVHGSAPDIAGRGVANPIGQIWSGAMMLEHLGYTEAAQAIEKALEAVTGEQGIKTPDLGGSATTREVGDAVINSL
- a CDS encoding acyl-CoA thioesterase — protein: MEGKKVSESAVLMAQLMSPQDANIAGNVHGGVIMKLIDDAGGAVAYRHARSNVVTVSIDRLSFDHPVLVGDLVTFKASINMAGRTSMDVGVRVEAENLLTGEVRHAASAYLTYVALGADSKPTPVAPLILENEEQERRFRKALARRNIRKQERENP
- a CDS encoding SDR family oxidoreductase; protein product: MDRIVLITGSTRGIGYATAAEFLKHDDRVIVFCRHEVHTDVAVRRLGGIGNEQNVLGLVGDVREEKDVKKIVGQSLRYYGRIDVLINNAGVAAYRSIEETSGKEFDRIIETNLKGTFLFMRHVIPVMKREKKGVIINISSAMGIEAEADFSAYSASKFGVIGLTKAAAEEISEQQIPVYGVLPWAVDTTLLAGSGLELDPADVLEPEYVARKIFNVAKGTKKSGALIKVYPR